CATCGAAGGCCGGTACTGTCGGTTCCGGCCTGCTTTTACTTGCGCTTGGTATTTATTCCGGAGATATCGCCGTTTTCAGCCGTGCCCTGGCAGGTTTCTTCTTCTTCATACTGACGGCGCCACTGTCGGCCCATCTGCTTGCGCGGGCCGCCCATCGGCTGGGATACACTTTATCCACCGTTTCCGTCGTGGATGAATTGAAGAACAAGAACCCTTAAGTACTGGTCTGTTAAGTGCCCTGATATTCAGGAA
The window above is part of the Rhizobium sp. ACO-34A genome. Proteins encoded here:
- a CDS encoding Na+/H+ antiporter subunit G, with amino-acid sequence MMATVLSILTAMLIVLGALFALVAAIGINRLPDLYTRMHAASKAGTVGSGLLLLALGIYSGDIAVFSRALAGFFFFILTAPLSAHLLARAAHRLGYTLSTVSVVDELKNKNP